One stretch of Chryseobacterium indologenes DNA includes these proteins:
- a CDS encoding M17 family peptidase N-terminal domain-containing protein: MKDSVNKLMIAALLVFSNLIFAQTATIGTSKNWGSVDGISMIGLVQGPSSADAQLQVACVFEYTDGDIFKAPALPANLNGLVHLDEALKGELTNIRKSGQFQGHSLETILITPPAGSMSAKKLLLIGLGDRNKFTPELMISVGEVAAREAMRLGVSNFAFASDLKDAGIDSPTALVAGNVVRGIVHANRSENYLKEHKLSTTKKLEKVYLLAGPAFFETAGGGILEVITEAQKK; this comes from the coding sequence ATGAAAGATTCAGTAAACAAATTGATGATAGCTGCTCTATTAGTGTTTTCAAACCTGATATTTGCACAGACAGCTACTATAGGAACCTCCAAAAACTGGGGTTCTGTAGATGGTATTTCCATGATAGGATTGGTACAAGGTCCTTCCTCTGCAGACGCTCAGCTTCAGGTAGCATGTGTTTTTGAATATACTGATGGGGACATCTTCAAAGCTCCGGCTTTACCCGCTAATCTGAACGGATTGGTACATTTAGACGAAGCTTTAAAGGGTGAATTGACCAATATCAGAAAATCAGGACAATTTCAAGGACATTCTTTAGAAACTATCTTAATCACACCTCCTGCCGGATCTATGTCTGCAAAGAAATTATTGTTGATCGGTTTGGGTGATCGTAACAAATTTACACCGGAGTTAATGATTTCCGTAGGAGAAGTTGCCGCTCGTGAAGCCATGAGATTAGGAGTTTCCAATTTCGCCTTTGCCAGTGATCTGAAAGATGCCGGAATAGATTCTCCCACTGCTTTAGTAGCAGGAAATGTAGTTCGAGGAATTGTACATGCTAACCGTTCTGAAAATTACTTAAAAGAACATAAGCTTTCTACAACGAAAAAATTAGAAAAAGTATATCTGTTGGCTGGACCAGCCTTCTTTGAAACCGCAGGTGGAGGAATTTTAGAAGTCATTACAGAAGCTCAAAAGAAATAA
- a CDS encoding pirin family protein, with protein MNRKDFLKKGLLGTGMFVASASLGNTMENEIDEIEPLEPIGYNHLPNTDSKIKENTVIHKADSRGKADHGWLLSQHTFSFANYYNPERMHFGVLRVLNDDRVEAGRGFGTHPHDNMEIISIPLEGDLEHKDSMGNTAVIKSGDIQVMSAGTGIMHSEFNKNSDQLVKFLQIWVYPKKRNVAPRYDQITLDKTKSYNKFQQILSPNADEEGVWIHQDAWFYLGTFDQGKEVNYQIRKKGNGVYAFIIKGSAEIEGQPVEERDGFGVWDIKDLNITVMQENTEILLMEVPMTM; from the coding sequence ATGAACAGAAAAGATTTTTTAAAAAAAGGGTTACTCGGGACAGGAATGTTTGTAGCATCTGCTTCTCTGGGAAATACCATGGAAAACGAAATAGACGAAATTGAGCCACTAGAGCCTATAGGATATAATCACTTGCCCAATACAGACTCGAAAATTAAAGAAAATACTGTCATTCATAAGGCGGATTCAAGAGGGAAGGCAGATCATGGCTGGTTATTGAGTCAGCATACCTTCAGTTTTGCCAACTACTATAATCCTGAAAGAATGCATTTCGGGGTATTAAGGGTTTTAAACGATGACAGAGTAGAGGCAGGACGAGGTTTCGGAACCCATCCGCATGACAATATGGAAATCATCAGTATTCCTTTAGAAGGCGATCTGGAGCATAAAGACAGCATGGGAAATACAGCAGTTATCAAAAGTGGAGATATTCAGGTGATGAGTGCCGGAACTGGAATTATGCACAGTGAGTTCAATAAAAACAGCGATCAATTGGTGAAATTTCTTCAGATCTGGGTATATCCTAAAAAGAGAAATGTAGCGCCAAGATACGATCAGATTACTTTGGATAAGACAAAAAGTTACAACAAATTTCAGCAGATACTTTCCCCAAATGCTGATGAGGAAGGAGTATGGATTCATCAGGACGCATGGTTTTACCTGGGAACTTTCGATCAGGGAAAAGAAGTCAACTATCAGATCCGGAAAAAAGGAAACGGAGTCTATGCTTTCATTATTAAAGGAAGCGCAGAAATTGAAGGCCAGCCGGTAGAAGAAAGAGACGGCTTCGGAGTATGGGATATTAAAGATTTAAATATAACAGTGATGCAGGAAAACACTGAAATTCTTCTTATGGAAGTTCCTATGACGATGTAA
- a CDS encoding response regulator transcription factor — MNIKAKLDKALLNQSFEKEEFSGIWLRYRSVAKMYSEIENAICVLTDLKTRRSVIHYGGMSSLIGNDRSGEETEISSIWEDEILNKVHPEDVRKKQILEYYFFHFLKKIPIAEWTDYYMAINLRIRSHSAEYLTVLHRMFYAVEEDNVRLALCIYNISGNNVNALLHENGVIINSMNGTTLYYNEFKYRDILSAREKEILLLIAHGKMSKEIAESLEISLNTVNRHRQNILQKLQVKNSIEAYRLAKAMELV, encoded by the coding sequence ATGAATATTAAAGCTAAGCTTGATAAAGCGTTATTAAACCAGTCTTTTGAAAAGGAAGAGTTCTCCGGAATCTGGTTAAGGTACCGGTCGGTTGCAAAAATGTATTCTGAAATTGAAAATGCGATCTGTGTTTTGACAGATCTTAAAACCAGAAGAAGTGTGATTCACTATGGAGGTATGAGCTCTCTGATTGGGAATGACCGTAGTGGGGAAGAAACAGAGATCTCTTCAATCTGGGAGGATGAGATCCTTAATAAAGTACATCCTGAAGACGTCAGAAAAAAGCAGATTCTGGAATATTATTTTTTTCATTTTTTGAAAAAGATTCCAATAGCTGAATGGACAGATTATTATATGGCAATTAACCTTAGAATACGCAGTCATTCAGCGGAATATCTCACGGTATTGCACCGGATGTTCTATGCTGTAGAGGAAGATAATGTGAGACTCGCGCTTTGTATTTATAATATATCCGGAAACAATGTGAATGCTTTACTTCACGAGAATGGGGTGATTATTAATTCTATGAATGGTACTACACTATATTACAATGAATTTAAATATAGAGATATATTGTCGGCAAGGGAGAAAGAGATTCTGCTGCTGATCGCTCATGGAAAAATGAGTAAAGAAATCGCGGAGTCACTTGAAATCAGCTTAAACACTGTTAACAGACATCGGCAAAATATTCTTCAGAAGCTGCAGGTAAAGAACTCAATTGAAGCCTACAGGCTGGCCAAAGCAATGGAATTGGTTTAA
- a CDS encoding DUF1349 domain-containing protein: MKKLLLAASLSFMTGFLHYARAQRLEKMNWFNEPEKWEIKDNSLSMFVTPQSDYWRISHYGFTVDDAPFYYSTYGGEFEVKVKITGDYKARFDQMGLMLRTDHQNYIKFGIEYVDGKYNLSTVVTHTTSDWSVIELKEKPQTVWIKAIRRLDAVEIFYSFDDKNYIMMRNAHLQDNTPVMVGLMAACPDGNGFNAKFEHFQVKHLPDQRRLDWLNKNK; this comes from the coding sequence ATGAAAAAATTATTACTAGCGGCCTCTCTGTCTTTCATGACGGGGTTTCTGCATTATGCCAGAGCACAGCGTTTAGAAAAAATGAATTGGTTCAATGAGCCTGAAAAATGGGAAATAAAGGACAATTCATTATCCATGTTCGTTACTCCGCAAAGTGACTATTGGCGGATTTCTCATTATGGATTTACAGTGGATGATGCTCCGTTTTATTATTCTACCTATGGCGGAGAATTTGAAGTTAAAGTCAAAATTACAGGTGATTATAAAGCCCGGTTTGATCAGATGGGGCTGATGCTTCGTACAGATCATCAAAATTATATCAAATTTGGAATTGAATACGTAGATGGAAAATATAACTTAAGTACTGTAGTTACCCACACTACAAGTGACTGGAGTGTAATAGAGCTTAAAGAAAAGCCACAGACTGTATGGATCAAAGCAATCAGACGTTTAGATGCTGTTGAAATCTTCTATTCTTTTGATGATAAGAATTATATCATGATGAGAAATGCTCATCTGCAAGACAATACTCCCGTTATGGTAGGGTTAATGGCCGCCTGTCCGGATGGAAATGGTTTCAATGCAAAATTCGAACATTTTCAGGTTAAACATCTTCCTGATCAGAGAAGACTGGACTGGCTGAATAAAAATAAATAA